One window of the Capnocytophaga haemolytica genome contains the following:
- the miaA gene encoding tRNA (adenosine(37)-N6)-dimethylallyltransferase MiaA produces MRPLKKTLINISGPTAIGKTRMAIALAKHFNTEILSCDSRQFFKEMYIGTAVPEADELAEIKHHFIQHKSIFTPYSVGDFEREATALLSELFKQHDVVVMVGGSGLYADALIHGLDSFPAVPEEVRNELKATYQAQGITYLQELLSRLDPEHYTRVDKNNPQRMIRALEVCLASGLPYSSFLKQHNTQRDFTTVEIALTAEREVVYQRINSRVEQMLERGLIIEAQDLYPHRDLNALQTVGYRELFSFLSGVYTLDVAIEEIKKNTRRFAKRQYTWLAKNKNIHWFDYQTSAEQIAEKITSFTR; encoded by the coding sequence ATGAGACCTCTTAAGAAAACCCTCATAAACATTTCAGGACCTACTGCCATCGGAAAGACCCGTATGGCAATAGCTTTGGCAAAGCATTTCAACACGGAAATACTCTCGTGCGACTCGCGTCAGTTCTTCAAAGAAATGTACATTGGGACTGCTGTGCCTGAGGCAGATGAACTCGCTGAGATAAAGCATCACTTCATACAGCATAAGTCTATCTTCACACCATATTCCGTAGGCGACTTTGAACGTGAGGCTACCGCACTGCTGAGCGAGCTCTTCAAGCAGCACGATGTGGTAGTGATGGTAGGTGGCAGTGGCTTATACGCCGATGCACTGATCCACGGTTTGGATAGTTTCCCAGCTGTGCCCGAAGAAGTGCGCAATGAGCTAAAAGCCACTTATCAAGCGCAAGGCATCACTTACCTGCAAGAGCTTCTCAGCAGGCTCGACCCCGAACATTACACTCGCGTGGATAAGAATAACCCCCAGCGAATGATACGTGCCTTAGAAGTGTGTTTGGCAAGTGGTCTACCCTACTCTTCCTTCTTAAAGCAGCACAACACACAGCGCGATTTTACCACAGTTGAGATAGCCCTGACAGCTGAACGCGAAGTGGTATACCAGCGCATCAATAGCCGTGTAGAGCAAATGCTCGAGCGCGGGCTAATCATCGAGGCTCAAGACCTCTATCCACATCGCGACCTCAACGCCTTGCAAACAGTAGGTTACCGCGAGCTGTTTAGCTTCCTCAGCGGAGTGTACACCCTTGATGTTGCCATTGAAGAAATAAAGAAAAACACCCGTCGATTTGCCAAACGACAGTACACGTGGCTCGCTAAAAACAAAAATATCCACTGGTTTGACTACCAGACGTCTGCTGAGCAAATCGCAGAAAAAATAACAAGTTTTACACGGTGA
- a CDS encoding ion transporter: MRKGVKSKYEFLKQHAYLIIYGTNTPMGRLFDITLLILISISVIMVMLETVENVDYHLHSILVFLEWVITIFFTLEYILRIISNKKPYQYIFSLYGVIDLIALLPMYLSFVIPGTKALSVVRALRLLRIFRILDLASFMHQGEELKAALRRSRNKIIIFIYFVLVICILLGSLMYLIERHQNGFSSIPRSIYWCIVTLTTVGYGDIAPETAIGQIIAAVVMIRYGIIAVPTGIVTAEYSRGRKDCKTNSNHKENNKATLVCKHCGEHNHSNDAKFCHQCGEPLSYQRINETS, from the coding sequence ATGAGAAAAGGTGTCAAATCAAAATATGAATTCTTAAAGCAGCACGCATACCTTATCATCTACGGTACTAATACCCCAATGGGTAGGCTCTTTGATATTACACTGCTAATACTCATATCTATCAGTGTAATAATGGTAATGCTTGAAACGGTGGAGAATGTGGATTATCACCTACACAGTATCTTAGTATTTTTAGAGTGGGTTATTACTATCTTCTTCACCTTAGAGTACATCCTACGCATTATTTCCAATAAGAAGCCCTATCAATACATCTTTAGCTTATATGGCGTTATTGACCTAATCGCCTTACTACCGATGTATCTCTCATTCGTCATCCCTGGTACGAAAGCCCTTTCAGTGGTAAGAGCTTTACGCCTGTTACGTATCTTCCGTATCTTAGATCTGGCAAGCTTTATGCATCAAGGTGAGGAACTCAAAGCAGCATTGCGTCGTAGTCGTAATAAAATTATCATATTTATATACTTCGTGCTGGTAATATGTATTCTTTTAGGCTCATTGATGTACTTAATTGAGCGACACCAGAATGGCTTTAGTAGTATTCCGCGCAGTATCTACTGGTGCATCGTGACCCTCACTACAGTAGGGTATGGTGATATTGCCCCAGAAACAGCAATAGGACAAATCATCGCAGCAGTGGTAATGATTAGGTATGGCATTATTGCTGTACCTACAGGTATTGTTACTGCTGAATATTCAAGGGGAAGGAAAGATTGCAAAACAAACTCCAATCATAAGGAAAACAATAAAGCAACATTAGTGTGCAAACATTGTGGCGAGCACAACCACTCAAATGATGCTAAATTCTGCCATCAATGTGGAGAACCTCTAAGCTACCAGAGAATTAATGAGACCTCTTAA
- a CDS encoding alpha/beta hydrolase: MDTNKKLPLEYIIRQPQVRLKKSPVIFMLHGYGSNEQDLFSFAEELPDQYTVISLRAPYNLPGFGYAWYMIDFDADKEYWGNMKQAVESRDLIVDFIDKACEMYNLDSRNITLLGFSQGSILSMAIAISYPRKVKNVIALSGYLDKNILKEGYEKENFSALRFYVSHGASDQVVPIEWARQTPPMLKKLGIKHVYEEFPVGHGVCPENFYSFRDWLKRNAIL; encoded by the coding sequence ATGGACACAAATAAAAAACTTCCTTTGGAATACATCATCCGTCAGCCACAGGTGCGCTTAAAGAAGTCGCCTGTGATCTTTATGCTGCACGGCTATGGCAGCAATGAGCAAGACCTCTTCTCATTTGCTGAGGAACTGCCCGACCAATACACAGTGATTTCACTCAGGGCGCCTTACAATCTGCCAGGCTTTGGCTATGCGTGGTATATGATTGATTTCGACGCTGATAAAGAATACTGGGGCAATATGAAGCAAGCAGTAGAGTCGCGCGATTTGATTGTGGACTTCATCGATAAGGCTTGCGAAATGTACAATCTGGATAGCCGCAACATTACCCTACTCGGCTTTAGCCAAGGCAGTATCCTGAGTATGGCAATTGCTATCTCCTACCCTCGCAAAGTAAAGAATGTGATTGCACTGAGCGGTTACCTCGACAAGAATATCCTTAAAGAAGGCTACGAAAAGGAGAACTTCTCAGCACTGCGTTTCTACGTATCGCACGGGGCAAGCGATCAGGTAGTGCCTATCGAATGGGCACGACAGACCCCGCCTATGTTGAAGAAATTAGGCATCAAGCACGTCTATGAGGAATTTCCCGTAGGGCACGGCGTATGTCCAGAGAACTTCTACTCGTTCAGAGACTGGCTCAAACGCAATGCTATCCTATGA
- a CDS encoding dihydroorotase, with protein sequence MNILLKSAKVIDPESAFHLQTKDILINEGVITEIAEHIAPREEKVIENTYVSQGWTDSSVCFGEPGYEERETIAHGLYTAERSGFTHVMINPLTHPVVDNSQGVAFIKEKARGFAATAHPIGALTTGSKGEDLAELYDMQMAGAVAFGDYKKAITNANLVKLALQYTQPFEGVVISFPNTPKIMGKGVVNEHIAGTRLGLKGIPALAEELCVARDLAILEYAGGKLHIPTVSTAKSVALIREAKSKGLDVTCSVAIHHLHFTDEVLEGFDTNFKILPPLREADNVIALREALAEGGIDFVTSDHNPLDVELKFKEFDLAAFGAIGLENTWGVLSQYVNPERAVELLTAARKRFGIGSTPIAQGTTADLTLFTPEGESLFTQEDILSSAKNSPFVGNTMHGKVLGVIANGKATLCI encoded by the coding sequence ATGAATATACTATTAAAGTCGGCAAAGGTAATTGACCCCGAGAGTGCCTTCCACCTGCAAACAAAGGATATCCTTATCAATGAGGGTGTTATCACTGAGATCGCAGAACATATCGCCCCAAGAGAAGAAAAGGTAATCGAAAATACCTACGTGTCACAAGGCTGGACGGATAGCAGCGTATGCTTTGGGGAACCAGGTTATGAAGAGCGCGAAACCATCGCTCACGGCTTGTACACCGCTGAGCGCAGTGGCTTTACCCACGTGATGATCAATCCACTGACCCATCCCGTGGTAGATAACAGTCAAGGAGTAGCCTTCATTAAGGAAAAAGCACGTGGTTTTGCTGCCACAGCGCACCCCATAGGTGCCCTTACCACGGGTAGCAAAGGTGAAGACCTCGCCGAGCTCTACGATATGCAAATGGCAGGTGCAGTGGCTTTTGGCGATTACAAAAAGGCAATCACCAACGCCAATCTGGTAAAGCTGGCATTGCAGTACACACAGCCATTTGAGGGGGTGGTGATATCCTTCCCCAATACACCTAAGATAATGGGTAAAGGTGTTGTCAATGAGCACATTGCAGGCACCCGTTTGGGGCTGAAAGGCATACCAGCACTCGCCGAAGAACTATGTGTAGCACGCGATTTGGCTATCTTGGAATACGCAGGCGGAAAGCTACATATCCCGACGGTCTCCACAGCAAAATCCGTTGCCCTCATCCGCGAGGCAAAGTCTAAGGGCTTAGATGTAACCTGTAGTGTAGCTATTCACCACCTGCACTTTACGGATGAAGTTCTCGAAGGGTTCGACACAAACTTCAAGATACTGCCACCGCTGCGCGAAGCTGATAACGTCATCGCTTTACGCGAAGCCTTAGCCGAAGGGGGAATTGACTTCGTTACCTCCGACCACAACCCTCTGGATGTAGAACTCAAGTTCAAGGAGTTTGATCTGGCTGCCTTTGGAGCAATAGGCTTGGAGAACACTTGGGGAGTGCTCAGCCAGTACGTAAACCCTGAGAGGGCAGTTGAGCTACTCACCGCTGCACGCAAGCGTTTCGGTATTGGTAGCACGCCCATAGCCCAAGGCACCACTGCCGACCTGACACTCTTCACTCCTGAAGGCGAAAGCCTCTTCACCCAAGAGGATATCTTATCCAGTGCTAAGAACAGTCCTTTTGTGGGTAACACAATGCACGGAAAGGTGTTGGGAGTAATTGCCAACGGTAAAGCAACACTTTGCATATAG
- a CDS encoding AAA family ATPase yields MEHTSVDISQINEKIERESAFIDVLTSEMNKVIVGQKHMVSALLIGLLGKGHILLEGVPGLAKTLSINTLSKSVHGSFSRIQFTPDLLPADVIGTMTYNIKNNEFSIKKGPIFANFVLADEINRAPAKVQSALLEAMQERQVTIGDSTFKLDAPFMVMATQNPVEQEGTYPLPEAQVDRFMLKTVIDYPKLDEEQRIMRDNLSNSYAAVNQTVSLEQILRAQAAVREVYMDEKIEKYILDIVFATRYPDKYGLADLKPLISFGASPRGSINLAMAAKCYAFIKRRGYVIPEDVRAVVYDVLRHRIGITYEAEAENITSEEMISKIVNTIEVP; encoded by the coding sequence ATGGAACATACATCTGTGGATATCAGTCAGATTAACGAAAAGATTGAGCGTGAGAGTGCGTTTATCGACGTTCTCACCTCTGAGATGAACAAGGTAATCGTAGGTCAGAAGCATATGGTCAGCGCCTTGCTGATTGGTTTGCTCGGCAAAGGGCACATTCTCTTGGAAGGGGTGCCAGGGTTGGCTAAGACGTTATCGATCAATACGCTATCGAAGTCAGTACACGGCTCATTCAGTCGTATACAGTTTACCCCTGATTTATTGCCTGCGGACGTGATCGGTACGATGACTTATAACATTAAGAACAATGAGTTCTCAATTAAAAAGGGACCTATCTTTGCGAACTTCGTCTTAGCGGATGAGATCAACCGTGCGCCCGCCAAGGTGCAGTCGGCACTGCTTGAGGCAATGCAGGAGCGCCAAGTGACCATTGGCGACTCGACCTTTAAGCTCGATGCGCCTTTTATGGTAATGGCTACGCAAAACCCTGTGGAACAGGAAGGTACTTACCCGCTTCCCGAAGCACAAGTAGACCGCTTTATGCTCAAGACGGTGATTGACTATCCTAAGCTTGATGAGGAGCAGCGTATTATGCGCGATAACCTCAGCAATAGCTATGCTGCGGTGAACCAGACTGTTAGCTTGGAGCAAATCCTTAGGGCGCAGGCGGCTGTGCGCGAAGTGTATATGGATGAGAAGATTGAGAAGTATATCTTGGATATTGTGTTTGCTACGCGTTACCCCGATAAGTATGGCTTAGCCGACTTGAAGCCGCTCATTAGTTTTGGGGCTTCGCCTCGTGGTAGTATCAACTTGGCTATGGCAGCTAAGTGTTATGCCTTTATCAAGCGCAGAGGGTATGTAATCCCTGAGGACGTAAGGGCTGTGGTATATGACGTATTGCGCCACCGTATCGGCATTACTTATGAGGCTGAAGCGGAGAATATCACTTCTGAGGAGATGATTAGTAAGATTGTCAATACGATTGAGGTGCCATAG